One segment of Panicum virgatum strain AP13 chromosome 3K, P.virgatum_v5, whole genome shotgun sequence DNA contains the following:
- the LOC120697498 gene encoding dihydrolipoyl dehydrogenase 2, chloroplastic-like isoform X1 has translation MQSTAAASVSASAIASAGGARSEAARRPGGLRVCGLRGEALARPSLRISQAPARLAVARATAAAATNGTVAGSGGFDYDLVIIGAGVGGHGAALHAVEEGLKTAIIEGDVVGGTCVNRGCVPSKALLAVSGRMRELHDEHHMKSLGLQVSSTGYDRQAVADHANNLASKIRSNLTNSMKALGVDILTGVGTIVGKQKVRYGKVGFPDKEITARNIIIATGSTPFVPKGIEIDGKTVFTSDHALKLESVPDWIAIVGSGYIGLEFSDVYTALGSEVTFVEALDQLMPGFDPEIAKLAQRVLINPRKIDYHTGVFASKITPAKDGKPVLIELIDAKTKEHKETLEVDAALIATGRAPFTKGLGLENINVVTQRGFVPVDERMRVMDADGNVVPNLYCIGDANGKLMLAHAASAQGISVVEQISGRDHILNHLSIPAACFTHPEISMVGLTEPQAREKADKEGFEVSVVKTSFKANTKALAENEGDGIAKLIYRSDTGEILGVHILGLHAADLIHEASNAIALGTRVQDIKFAVHAHPTLSEVLDELFKAAKLQPREVPDSKPSQPPQPLLKVLSFITALLSSPKRDQQR, from the exons ATGCAGTCCACCGCGGCCGCGTCCGTCTCTGCCTCGGCAAtcgcctccgccggcggcgccagatccgaggcggcgcggcggcccggcgggctTCGGGTCTGCGGGCTCCGCGGCGAGGCCCTCGCGCGCCCCTCGTTGCGGATCTCGCAGGCGCCAGCGAGGCTGGCGGTGGcgagggccacggcggcggcggccacgaacGGCACGGTGGCGGGGAGCGGCGGGTTCGACTACGACCTCGTCATCATCGGCGCGGGCGTCGGGGGCCACGGCGCCGCGCTGCACGCcgtcgaggag GGTTTGAAAACTGCCATAATTGAGGGGGATGTTGTGGGTGGGACGTGTGTAAACAGAGGTTGCGTCCCATCGAAAGCACTCCTTGCTGTCAGTGGTCGGATGCGGGAGCTTCATGATGAACATCATATGAAATCTTTGGGTCTACAG GTTTCCTCTACTGGATATGATAGACAAGCTGTTGCCGATCATGCAAACAATCTTGCCTCCAAAATCCGTAGCAACTTGACGAACTCCATGAAAGCTCTGGGCGTGGATATATTGACAGGTGTTGGTACTATTGTG GGAAAGCAAAAGGTACGATATGGAAAAGTTGGTTTCCCTGATAAAGAAATTACTGCCAGGAACATCATAATTGCCACTGGATCAACTCCTTTTGTCCCCAAAGGCATTGAAATTGATG GGAAAACTGTATTTACTAGTGATCACGCCCTTAAGCTTGAGTCAGTTCCAGACTGGATAGCTATTGTTGGAAGTGGTTACATTGGACTTGAGTTCAGTGATGTATACACAGCTCTAGGAAGTGAG GTTACTTTTGTTGAAGCTCTTGACCAGCTGATGCCAGGATTTGATCCAGAAATTGCAAAATTAGCACAGAGAGTTCTTATTAATCCTCGGAAAATCGACTATCACACTGGTGTTTTTGCAAGCAAG ATTACTCCAGCAAAGGATGGAAAACCTGTGCTCATCGAGCTCATTGATGCCAAGACAAAGGAGCACAAAGAAACCCTTGAA GTGGATGCTGCCCTTATTGCCACAGGAAGGGCGCCATTCACCAAAGGGCTTGGCTTGGAAAAT ATCAATGTTGTTACACAGCGTGGTTTTGTACCTGTTGATGAACGGATGCGAGTCAtggatgcagatggcaatgtg GTGCCCAATTTATACTGCATTGGAGATGCAAATGGCAAGCTCATGCTTGCCCATGCTGCCAGTGCACAAGGAATTTCAG TTGTTGAGCAAATCTCTGGAAGGGACCACATCTTAAATCATTTAAGCATCCCAGCTGCTTGTTTCACTCATCCAGAGATCAGTATGGTTGGACTGACAGAG CCTCAAGCCAGAGAAAAAGCCGACAAAGAGGGATTTGAGGTAAGTGTGGTTAAAACCAGCTTCAAGGCTAACACTAAAGCTTTGGCAGAAAATGAGGGTGATGGAATTGCCAAG TTGATTTACCGATCTGACACGGGCGAAATTCTTGGGGTTCACATTTTGGGTTTGCATGCTGCTGATCTCATCCACGAGGCGTCAAATGCCATCGCCCTAGGAACTCGTGTCCAA GACATCAAGTTTGCTGTTCATGCGCACCCCACATTGTCCGAGGTCCTGGATGAACTCTTCAAAGCAGCCAAG TTGCAGCCTAGAGAAGTTCCGGACAGCAAGCCGAGCCAGCCACCCCAACCACTGCTGAAGGTCCTCAGCTTCATCACGGCCCTGCTATCTTCCCCGAAACGAGATCAACAACGGTAG
- the LOC120697498 gene encoding dihydrolipoyl dehydrogenase 1, chloroplastic-like isoform X2, with protein MQSTAAASVSASAIASAGGARSEAARRPGGLRVCGLRGEALARPSLRISQAPARLAVARATAAAATNGTVAGSGGFDYDLVIIGAGVGGHGAALHAVEEGLKTAIIEGDVVGGTCVNRGCVPSKALLAVSGRMRELHDEHHMKSLGLQVSSTGYDRQAVADHANNLASKIRSNLTNSMKALGVDILTGVGTIVGKQKVRYGKVGFPDKEITARNIIIATGSTPFVPKGIEIDGKTVFTSDHALKLESVPDWIAIVGSGYIGLEFSDVYTALGSEVTFVEALDQLMPGFDPEIAKLAQRVLINPRKIDYHTGVFASKITPAKDGKPVLIELIDAKTKEHKETLEVDAALIATGRAPFTKGLGLENINVVTQRGFVPVDERMRVMDADGNVVPNLYCIGDANGKLMLAHAASAQGISVVEQISGRDHILNHLSIPAACFTHPEISMVGLTEPQAREKADKEGFEVSVVKTSFKANTKALAENEGDGIAKLIYRSDTGEILGVHILGLHAADLIHEASNAIALGTRVQDIKFAVHAHPTLSEVLDELFKAAKVNSGVSHSVNEPVAA; from the exons ATGCAGTCCACCGCGGCCGCGTCCGTCTCTGCCTCGGCAAtcgcctccgccggcggcgccagatccgaggcggcgcggcggcccggcgggctTCGGGTCTGCGGGCTCCGCGGCGAGGCCCTCGCGCGCCCCTCGTTGCGGATCTCGCAGGCGCCAGCGAGGCTGGCGGTGGcgagggccacggcggcggcggccacgaacGGCACGGTGGCGGGGAGCGGCGGGTTCGACTACGACCTCGTCATCATCGGCGCGGGCGTCGGGGGCCACGGCGCCGCGCTGCACGCcgtcgaggag GGTTTGAAAACTGCCATAATTGAGGGGGATGTTGTGGGTGGGACGTGTGTAAACAGAGGTTGCGTCCCATCGAAAGCACTCCTTGCTGTCAGTGGTCGGATGCGGGAGCTTCATGATGAACATCATATGAAATCTTTGGGTCTACAG GTTTCCTCTACTGGATATGATAGACAAGCTGTTGCCGATCATGCAAACAATCTTGCCTCCAAAATCCGTAGCAACTTGACGAACTCCATGAAAGCTCTGGGCGTGGATATATTGACAGGTGTTGGTACTATTGTG GGAAAGCAAAAGGTACGATATGGAAAAGTTGGTTTCCCTGATAAAGAAATTACTGCCAGGAACATCATAATTGCCACTGGATCAACTCCTTTTGTCCCCAAAGGCATTGAAATTGATG GGAAAACTGTATTTACTAGTGATCACGCCCTTAAGCTTGAGTCAGTTCCAGACTGGATAGCTATTGTTGGAAGTGGTTACATTGGACTTGAGTTCAGTGATGTATACACAGCTCTAGGAAGTGAG GTTACTTTTGTTGAAGCTCTTGACCAGCTGATGCCAGGATTTGATCCAGAAATTGCAAAATTAGCACAGAGAGTTCTTATTAATCCTCGGAAAATCGACTATCACACTGGTGTTTTTGCAAGCAAG ATTACTCCAGCAAAGGATGGAAAACCTGTGCTCATCGAGCTCATTGATGCCAAGACAAAGGAGCACAAAGAAACCCTTGAA GTGGATGCTGCCCTTATTGCCACAGGAAGGGCGCCATTCACCAAAGGGCTTGGCTTGGAAAAT ATCAATGTTGTTACACAGCGTGGTTTTGTACCTGTTGATGAACGGATGCGAGTCAtggatgcagatggcaatgtg GTGCCCAATTTATACTGCATTGGAGATGCAAATGGCAAGCTCATGCTTGCCCATGCTGCCAGTGCACAAGGAATTTCAG TTGTTGAGCAAATCTCTGGAAGGGACCACATCTTAAATCATTTAAGCATCCCAGCTGCTTGTTTCACTCATCCAGAGATCAGTATGGTTGGACTGACAGAG CCTCAAGCCAGAGAAAAAGCCGACAAAGAGGGATTTGAGGTAAGTGTGGTTAAAACCAGCTTCAAGGCTAACACTAAAGCTTTGGCAGAAAATGAGGGTGATGGAATTGCCAAG TTGATTTACCGATCTGACACGGGCGAAATTCTTGGGGTTCACATTTTGGGTTTGCATGCTGCTGATCTCATCCACGAGGCGTCAAATGCCATCGCCCTAGGAACTCGTGTCCAA GACATCAAGTTTGCTGTTCATGCGCACCCCACATTGTCCGAGGTCCTGGATGAACTCTTCAAAGCAGCCAAG GTTAATTCAGGTGTTTCTCATTCTGTAAATGAACCAGTTGCAGCCTAG
- the LOC120697501 gene encoding pyrophosphate-energized vacuolar membrane proton pump 1-like, translating into MAVLGTVAVEVFIPVAALIGIAFAVVQWYVVARVAVISDAGGGAGGKGRGSDVLEEDDEEEYGVDRLAVEARCAEIQQAISVGATSFLLTEYKYLAVFMVAFAAVIFLFLGSARRFSARPEPCAHDPARACRPALANAAFSAVAFLLGALTSVLSGYLGMRVATFANARTALEARRGIDRAFAVAFRSGAAMGFLLASSALLVLYAAVNLFGLYYGDDWGGLYESITGYGLGGSSVALFGRVGGGIYTKAADVGADLVGKVERNIPEDDPRNPAVIADNVGDNVGDIAGMGSDLFGSYAESSCAALFVASISSFGTEHNFAAMMYPLLISAVGLLVCAVTTLVATDATTIECTNEIGPTLKQQILISTVLMTGGVAAVTFLALPARFTLFDFGNDKHVKNWHLFICVSTGLWAGLVIGYVTEYFTSNAYGPVRAVARSCRTGAATNVIFGLAVGYKSVIVPILAIAAAIYAGFRLAAMYGIALAALGMLSTIATGLAIDAYGPISDNAGGIAEMSGMPHSVRERTDALDAAGNTTAAIGKGFAIGSAALVSLALFGAFVSRAGITAVDVLSPRVFVGLLAGAMLPYWFSAMTMQSVGSAALRMVEEVRRQFDAIPGLAEGLATPDYATCVRISTDASIRKMMAPGALVMLSPLVAGTLFGVETLAGLLAGALVSGVQVAISASNSGGAWDNAKKYIEAGVSEEARSLGPKGSEAHKAAVIGDTIGDPLKDTSGPSLNILIKLMAVESLVFAPFFAAHGGIIFNHL; encoded by the exons ATGGCTGTCCTCGGCACCGTGGCTGTCGAGGTGTTCATCCCGGTGGCGGCGTTGATTGGCATCGCGTTCGCGGTGGTCCAGTGGTATGTGGTTGCCAGGGTGGCCGTGATTTCTgacgccggcgggggcgccggaggcAAGGGCAGGGGAAGCGACGTGCTGGAGgaagacgacgaggaggagtaCGGCGTGGACCGCCTGGCCGTGGAGGCCCGGTGCGCCGAGATCCAGCAGGCCATCTCCGTCGGCGCCACGTCGTTCCTCCTCACGGAGTACAAGTACCTGGCCGTGTTCATGGTGGCGTTCGCGGCGGTGATCTTCCTGTTCctgggctcggcgcggcggttcAGCGCGCGGCCGGAGCCGTGCGCGCACGACCCGGCGCGGGCGTGCCGGCCGGCGCTGGCGAACGCGGCGTTCAGCGCGGTGGCGTTCCTGCTGGGGGCGCTCACCTCCGTGCTGTCCGGGTACCTCGGCATGCGCGTGGCGACGTTCGCCAACGCGCGCACGGCGCTGGAGGCCCGCCGCGGCATCGACCGCGCCTTCGCCGTCGCGTTCCGGTCCGGCGCCGCCATGGGGTTCCTCCTCGCCTCCAGCGCGCTGCTCGTGCTCTACGCCGCCGTCAACCTCTTCGGGCTCTACTACGGCGACGACTGGGGCGGGCTCTACGAGTCCATCACCGGCTACGGGCTCGGCGGCTCCTCCGTCGCGCTCTTCGGCCGCGTGGGCGGCGGCATCTACACCAAGGCCGCTGACGTCGGCGCCGACCTCGTTGGCAAGGTCGAGCGCAACATCCCCGAGGACGACCCTCGCAACCCCGCG GTGATCGCCGACAACGTGGGAGACAACGTCGGCGACATCGCCGGCATGGGGTCGGACCTGTTCGGGTCGTACGCGGAGTCGTCGTGCGCGGCGCTGTTCGTGGCGTCCATCTCGTCGTTCGGCACCGAGCACAACTTCGCGGCGATGATGTACCCGCTGCTCATCAGCGCCGTGGGCCTGCTGGTGTGCGCGGTCACCACGCTCGTCGCCACCGATGCCACCACGATTGAGTGCACCAACGAGATCGGGCCGACGCTCAAGCAGCAGATCCTCATCTCCACCGTGCTCAtgaccggcggcgtcgcggccgtGACCTTCCTCGCCCTGCCGGCCCGGTTCACCCTCTTCGACTTCGGCAACGACAAGCACGTCAAGAACTG GCACCTGTTCATCTGCGTGTCGACCGGCCTGTGGGCTGGCCTTGTCATCGGCTACGTGACCGAGTACTTCACCAGCAACGCCTATGGGCCAgtgcgggcggtggcgcggtcGTGCCGGACGGGCGCGGCGACGAACGTCATCTTCGGGCTGGCGGTGGGGTACAAGTCTGTGATCGTGCCCATCCTGGCGATCGCAGCGGCCATCTACGCCGGCTTCCGGCTGGCGGCCATGTACGGCATCGCGCTGGCGGCGCTGGGGATGCTGAGCACCATCGCGACGGGGCTCGCCATCGACGCCTACGGGCCCATCAGCGACAAcgccggcggcatcgcggagatgTCCGGCATGCCGCACAGCGTCCGCGAACGGACCGACGCGCTTGACGCCGCCGGGAACACCACGGCGGCCATCGGCAAGGGGTTCGCGATCGGGTCCGCCGCGCTGGTGTCGCTGGCGCTGTTCGGCGCGTTCGTGAGCCGCGCCGGGATCACGGCGGTGGACGTGCTGAGCCCGCGCGTGTTCGTGgggctcctcgccggcgccatGCTCCCCTACTGGTTCTCGGCGATGACGATGCAGAGCGTGGGCAGCGCCGCGCTGCGGATGGTGGAGGAGGTCCGGCGGCAGTTCGACGCCATCCCGGGCCTCGCCGAGGGCCTCGCGACGCCGGACTACGCCACCTGCGTCAGGATCTCCACCGACGCCTCGATCCGCAAGATGATGGCGCCCGGCGCGCTCGTCATGCTCAGCCCGCTCGTCGCCGGCACGCTCTTCGGGGTGGAGACGCTCGCGGggctcctcgccggcgcgctcgtCTCCGGCGTCCAGGTGGCCATCTCCGCCTCCaacagcggcggcgcgtgggacAACGCCAAGAAGTACATCGAGGCCGGCGTGTCGGAGGAGGCTCGGTCGCTGGGGCCCAAGGGGTCGGAGGCGCACAAGGCGGCGGTGATCGGCGACACCATCGGCGACCCGCTCAAGGACACCTCGGGCCCGTCCCTCAAcatcctcatcaagctcatggCCGTGGAGTCGCTCGTCTTCGCGCCCTTCTTCGCCGCGCACGGCGGCATCATCTTCAACCACCTCTGA
- the LOC120697503 gene encoding DNA-directed RNA polymerase V subunit 7-like, translated as MVFLEAEMSWNVLISPRELDRKGLLLRKAIIARLLEDVTNRRASKEHGYYIAVNQLKAISEGKVRELTGDVLFPVTFTCVAHKPMKGEVMVGYVDRILKHGVFLKSGPIESIFMAEKSMNDYKYIGGENPMFMNDHSKLEKDTTVRFKVMGFRWMEADRQFQLLATIAGDFLGPL; from the coding sequence ATGGTTTTTCTTGAGGCAGAGATGTCATGGAATGTGTTGATCTCACCTAGGGAGCTGGACCGCAAGGGCCTCCTGCTCCGCAAGGCTATAATTGCGCGTCTTCTGGAGGATGTTACCAACAGGAGGGCTTCCAAGGAGCATGGGTACTACATTGCCGTCAATCAGCTGAAGGCAATATCTGAAGGGAAAGTGCGTGAGCTCACTGGAGATGTTCTGTTCCCAGTCACATTCACCTGCGTCGCGCACAAGCCTATGAAGGGTGAAGTCATGGTTGGATACGTGGATAGGATCCTCAAGCACGGGGTGTTTCTCAAATCTGGACCCATCGAGAGCATCTTCATGGCTGAGAAGTCGATGAATGACTACAAGTACATTGGCGGGGAGAACCCAATGTTCATGAACGACCACTCAAAGCTGGAGAAGGACACCACAGTGCGTTTCAAGGTCATGGGGTTCCGCTGGATGGAAGCTGACCGCCAGTTCCAGCTCCTTGCCACGATCGCTGGAGACTTTCTTGGGCCTCTGTGA